The Oreochromis niloticus isolate F11D_XX linkage group LG13, O_niloticus_UMD_NMBU, whole genome shotgun sequence genome has a window encoding:
- the sptlc3 gene encoding serine palmitoyltransferase 3 isoform X1 — protein MLVGESLKNGQGTGVASRRHKHEPFEQAPMYVAVLTYLGFGIVTLFGYLRDFLRAVGLEKCNIAQEREKQKDFVPLYQDFENFYTRNLYMRVRDNWNRPICSLPGPVFDLMERVSDDYNWTFRFTGKTIHDVINMGSYNYLGFAENNADFLKTVADKVRQYGVGVCSTRQEIGNLSIHEELEQLVANFLGVESAMTYGMGFATNSMNIPALVGKGCLILSDELNHTSLILGARLSGATIRVFKHNNMQSLEKMLKEAVCSGQPRTHRPWKKILIVVEGIYSMEGSVVRLPEVIALKKKYKAYLYLDEAHSIGAVGQTGRGVTELFNVNTADVDVMMGTFTKSFGASGGYIAGKKELVDYLRTHSHSAVYATAMSPPATEQIIRAMKCIMGKDGSTEGMRRIRQLAENAKYFRSRLKEMGFIIYGNDDSPVVPVLLYMPAKVVAFAREMLARKIGVVVVGFPATPITEARARFCVSAAHTRDMLNRVLDCMNEVGDLLCLKFSRRKYSPQPDLCDETDFELDS, from the exons ATGCTGGTTGGTGAGTCACTG AAAAATGGCCAGGGGACCGGCGTTGCCTCCAGACGCCACAAGCATGAGCCCTTTGAGCAGGCTCCCATGTATGTCGCTGTGCTAACATACCTGGGCTTTGGCATTGTCACCCTGTTTGGCTACCTCAGAGACTTCCTCAGAGCTGTGGGTTTGGAAAAGTGCAACATTGCCcaggaaagagagaaacagaag GATTTTGTCCCACTTTATCAAGATTTTGAGAACTTTTATACTCGAAACCTGTACATGAGGGTACGAGACAACTGGAACCGCCCCATATGCAGCCTACCAGGACCTGTCTTCGACCTGATGGAAAGGGTATCTGATGACTACAACTGGACATTCAG GTTTACCGGGAAGACAATACACGATGTTATCAACATGGGCTCGTACAACTACCTTGGCTTTGCTGAGAACAATGCTGATTTCCTGAAAACTGTGGCAGATAAAGTGCGCCAGTATGGGGTTGGGGTTTGCAGCACAAGACAGGAAATAG GTAACCTGAGCATCCATGAAGAGCTGGAACAACTTGTGGCCAATTTCCTTGGAGTCGAGTCCGCTATGACTTATGGGATGGGTTTCGCCACCAACTCAATGAATATTCCAGCACTTGTGGGCAAG GGTTGTTTGATACTAAGCGATGAGCTCAATCACACTTCTCTCATCTTGGGAGCCAGACTGTCAGGAGCAACCATCCGAGTGTTCAAACACAACA ACATGCAGAGTCTGGAGAAGATGCTAAAAGAAGCAGTTTGCTCAGGACAGCCTCGGACCCACAGACCCTGGAAAAAGATTCTCATCGTGGTGGAAGGCATCTACAG CATGGAGGGTTCAGTGGTGCGACTGCCTGAAGTCATCgctctgaagaagaaatacaaaGCGTACCTGTACCTGGATGAAGCCCACAGCATCGGAGCAGTGGGCCAAACAGGGAGGGGTGTGACCGAGCTGTTTAATGTGAACACGGCTGATGTGGACGTGATGATGGGGACTTTTACAAAGAGCTTCGGGGCATCTGGAGGCTATATCGCAGGGAAAAAG GAGCTGGTGGACTACCTGCGGACACATTCTCACAGTGCAGTATACGCCACGGCCATGTCCCCTCCTGCCACTGAGCAGATAATACGTGCCAtgaagtgcatcatgggaaaagATGGAAGCACAGAGG GAATGAGACGGATTCGCCAACTGGCAGAGAACGCCAAATACTTCAGATCCAGACTGAAGGAGATGGGCTTCATCATCTACGGCAATGATGACTCACCTGTGGTTCCAGTGCTGCTCTACATGCCAGCCAAAGTGGT GGCTTTTGCGCGAGAAATGCTGGCGAGAAAAATCGGCGTAGTTGTGGTCGGCTTTCCAGCAACGCCGATCACAGAGGCCCGAGCTCGTTTCTGTGTATCTGCTGCACACACCAGGGATATGCTGAACCgg GTGCTCGATTGTATGAATGAGGTGGGAGATCTTCTCTGCCTGAAGTTCTCGCGGCGGAAATATTCCCCTCAGCCCGACCTGTGCGATGAGACAGACTTCGAGCTGGACAGCTGA
- the sptlc3 gene encoding serine palmitoyltransferase 3 isoform X2 produces MATTAADGNLKPYLRKNGVKCEHIGKNGYHNHKEKNGQGTGVASRRHKHEPFEQAPMYVAVLTYLGFGIVTLFGYLRDFLRAVGLEKCNIAQEREKQKDFVPLYQDFENFYTRNLYMRVRDNWNRPICSLPGPVFDLMERVSDDYNWTFRFTGKTIHDVINMGSYNYLGFAENNADFLKTVADKVRQYGVGVCSTRQEIGNLSIHEELEQLVANFLGVESAMTYGMGFATNSMNIPALVGKGCLILSDELNHTSLILGARLSGATIRVFKHNNMQSLEKMLKEAVCSGQPRTHRPWKKILIVVEGIYSMEGSVVRLPEVIALKKKYKAYLYLDEAHSIGAVGQTGRGVTELFNVNTADVDVMMGTFTKSFGASGGYIAGKKELVDYLRTHSHSAVYATAMSPPATEQIIRAMKCIMGKDGSTEGMRRIRQLAENAKYFRSRLKEMGFIIYGNDDSPVVPVLLYMPAKVVAFAREMLARKIGVVVVGFPATPITEARARFCVSAAHTRDMLNRVLDCMNEVGDLLCLKFSRRKYSPQPDLCDETDFELDS; encoded by the exons ATGGCAACAACTGCTGCTGACGGCAACCTAAAACCATACTTGAGAAAGAATGGAGTGAAATGCGAACATATCGGGAAAAACGGCTATCATAACCACAAGGAg AAAAATGGCCAGGGGACCGGCGTTGCCTCCAGACGCCACAAGCATGAGCCCTTTGAGCAGGCTCCCATGTATGTCGCTGTGCTAACATACCTGGGCTTTGGCATTGTCACCCTGTTTGGCTACCTCAGAGACTTCCTCAGAGCTGTGGGTTTGGAAAAGTGCAACATTGCCcaggaaagagagaaacagaag GATTTTGTCCCACTTTATCAAGATTTTGAGAACTTTTATACTCGAAACCTGTACATGAGGGTACGAGACAACTGGAACCGCCCCATATGCAGCCTACCAGGACCTGTCTTCGACCTGATGGAAAGGGTATCTGATGACTACAACTGGACATTCAG GTTTACCGGGAAGACAATACACGATGTTATCAACATGGGCTCGTACAACTACCTTGGCTTTGCTGAGAACAATGCTGATTTCCTGAAAACTGTGGCAGATAAAGTGCGCCAGTATGGGGTTGGGGTTTGCAGCACAAGACAGGAAATAG GTAACCTGAGCATCCATGAAGAGCTGGAACAACTTGTGGCCAATTTCCTTGGAGTCGAGTCCGCTATGACTTATGGGATGGGTTTCGCCACCAACTCAATGAATATTCCAGCACTTGTGGGCAAG GGTTGTTTGATACTAAGCGATGAGCTCAATCACACTTCTCTCATCTTGGGAGCCAGACTGTCAGGAGCAACCATCCGAGTGTTCAAACACAACA ACATGCAGAGTCTGGAGAAGATGCTAAAAGAAGCAGTTTGCTCAGGACAGCCTCGGACCCACAGACCCTGGAAAAAGATTCTCATCGTGGTGGAAGGCATCTACAG CATGGAGGGTTCAGTGGTGCGACTGCCTGAAGTCATCgctctgaagaagaaatacaaaGCGTACCTGTACCTGGATGAAGCCCACAGCATCGGAGCAGTGGGCCAAACAGGGAGGGGTGTGACCGAGCTGTTTAATGTGAACACGGCTGATGTGGACGTGATGATGGGGACTTTTACAAAGAGCTTCGGGGCATCTGGAGGCTATATCGCAGGGAAAAAG GAGCTGGTGGACTACCTGCGGACACATTCTCACAGTGCAGTATACGCCACGGCCATGTCCCCTCCTGCCACTGAGCAGATAATACGTGCCAtgaagtgcatcatgggaaaagATGGAAGCACAGAGG GAATGAGACGGATTCGCCAACTGGCAGAGAACGCCAAATACTTCAGATCCAGACTGAAGGAGATGGGCTTCATCATCTACGGCAATGATGACTCACCTGTGGTTCCAGTGCTGCTCTACATGCCAGCCAAAGTGGT GGCTTTTGCGCGAGAAATGCTGGCGAGAAAAATCGGCGTAGTTGTGGTCGGCTTTCCAGCAACGCCGATCACAGAGGCCCGAGCTCGTTTCTGTGTATCTGCTGCACACACCAGGGATATGCTGAACCgg GTGCTCGATTGTATGAATGAGGTGGGAGATCTTCTCTGCCTGAAGTTCTCGCGGCGGAAATATTCCCCTCAGCCCGACCTGTGCGATGAGACAGACTTCGAGCTGGACAGCTGA